The Chelonoidis abingdonii isolate Lonesome George unplaced genomic scaffold, CheloAbing_2.0 scaffold1279, whole genome shotgun sequence DNA segment TTAGCAGAGGAACAGATAGTTAAAAACATAACTGCTACTGTACATTTCCACATTGGTTTTGGTAAAGGACATGTAAATTGTAGTGCAATTGTTTTGGAAACTGAAATGGCTCCCCGGGTTGCTCTTGGTATGTCACAAAGCATCATAGCACAGTAGCATTAGCATGGCCATAGCAAGGTTCATGTAAACATGTGAAAGAGTGAGCTACGCTATGTTCTAGCTTCACTATGGTTCAAAAATACATTTGGTCATTGTTGTGGCTGCTGTAGTGAAAGAATGGAAATTAATCTGTGTAtaggaaagaaaattaaagattaatagaATTTTCCCGAACAATATTTATGCTGGACTTGAGCATGATGGATAGATGCTATTGCTGCAATTTATCTGTTTAAGAATTATCATGTAACAAAATTCCCTTGCTCAGTTATTTTCAGatagttttgtgtgtgcatgtacctTCAATGCACAGTGTACACTGAATTttcaatttaatatattttatgaaaTAGATTATTAGTAATACTTATTTTTGTCTCTGTTTCTTTGGAGGTAGAATGGCTCGTGTTTTTGTGTATGGAACCCTTAAAAAAGGCCAGCCCAACTACCAGCACATGATAAATGGTACCCATGGGAGAGCAAGATTCCAGGGCAGGGGACGCACTGTGGAGAAATACCCTTTGGTAATTGCAGGAAAATATAACATTCCTTTTTTGCTGAACATCTCAGGAACTGGACACCATGTTACTGGAGAGATTTATTCTGTTGATGACCAGATGCTGCAATTCCTTGATGAATTTGAAGGTTGCCCAGACATGTATCAGCGTACTCCAGTGAGAATTGTAGTAGTAGAGTGGGAAGGTAAAAGCAGTGCACCTGAAGAGAGGCCAGCTGTTAACAGCATTATGGAATGCTTTGTGTACAGCACAACTACCTACCAGCCACAGTGGATAAATCTCCCTTACTATGACAATTATGATTCCTTAGGGAATCACGGTCTTCATTATGTGCTACGTGAAAGTAGAGATTAAAAATGAAAGGTAACAAAATGTATTAAGAAAATGCACTAAACACGTGTTGATCACAAGCCCCTCTCAAATAAATCTACAATACTTTTACTGAAGCACCTAAGACCTTTTGTAACCTTTCTAACCACAAAATCATTGATTCTAACATCAGATACAGACTCTAATGCCAAGCCTGGGAAAATTTTACTTGTTCCCTTGGCCAAGATGAATAATTGTTTTTGATTGGTGAGTAAAATACTTtggatttgggttttttctttcttttgtaaaatCAAGATAAAAGGGCAGCTGAGTAGAAAGGTTCTTCACACTAACCAGATAAGTTTCATGTCAGGTTTGTAAAACTGGTAAAACAGTAGCACTACTGCAAGATAATGAAATATGGCTGATTTCAGTATATTGGAAAACCAGCCCATGACAATCCTCAGTCAGTATCTGtctcaaaagaaaacaattacaTCTATGTCAAGTGATAGAAAAAGTAGTAAAGAGAATTAGAAAATCCCGAAAATAGAATGAACTTCTCTCTGTGTGGTGTAACAAATTGTGCTGAATTTTGTCTGCTAAAGCTAACTTGATTGTAACAATTGTTTGTAAGATCCACTGGGTTTATAACATGTATTAGGATAAAATCTTGGGAATGTACAGGAGTTaaatttaaaatcatgtttttattttgtccCACTAGACCATCCCAGCACTCTTGGTGCCATTACAGTCCGAGTAAATGTGGGCTCAGGGACTTCTTAACAGCTGATTTTAACTGCCCAGTACATTATAGGACTGTTTTTTAGCAAAGTACTTAATGATATAATAGCTCATAAGTCTCTAGGAAATCTTTAATACATGAAAACTGaactgttttaatttttgttttttaaatataaataaggaTTTAGTCTTTTTCTTTTGCACTATTTAgacaaacaaacacttttttctCTTGCTGCTTGTTACCTAGTAGGTCCTCTACTTTACATGTAATATTCACAGAGCACATGCT contains these protein-coding regions:
- the GGACT gene encoding gamma-glutamylaminecyclotransferase, producing the protein MARVFVYGTLKKGQPNYQHMINGTHGRARFQGRGRTVEKYPLVIAGKYNIPFLLNISGTGHHVTGEIYSVDDQMLQFLDEFEGCPDMYQRTPVRIVVVEWEGKSSAPEERPAVNSIMECFVYSTTTYQPQWINLPYYDNYDSLGNHGLHYVLRESRD